Below is a window of Candidatus Poribacteria bacterium DNA.
ACCGCCTGAATTAAAATTTCTAAGGCATCTGCAGGTGACTGCGAATTACTATGCGGGTCGTGCTTCAATTTTACTCGCGATCCGCTAGATATACGGTGTTCTTCAGTTAACATAATTTACTCCTGACATTTTTCAGTAGTAGTTTTTTCACCCTGTCAGGGCCTCCATTTATCATACTCGGAGTGTGTCAGCACACGATGGATAGAAACCGTCTGCCGCCCATAGTGGATGAATGCTATAAGGCGAGCTTTGTTACCACCAATATTAAAGACTGTCCAACCGTCAACCCGGTCTGCGTGGGGAAACACTTCACGCAACTCAGCAATTGAACGAAAACTTCTTCCACTTATCAATTCATACCAATGCTCAAGTGCTGATCTCACATTCGGATGTTTCTGTGCAAAGTCCCTCAGCGGTTTGTATGGACCCGTATGCATCGTTTTTCTAGTTCTCTCCTACAATCTCGCCTCAA
It encodes the following:
- a CDS encoding type II toxin-antitoxin system HigB family toxin; this encodes MHTGPYKPLRDFAQKHPNVRSALEHWYELISGRSFRSIAELREVFPHADRVDGWTVFNIGGNKARLIAFIHYGRQTVSIHRVLTHSEYDKWRP